In a single window of the uncultured Methanobrevibacter sp. genome:
- a CDS encoding Panacea domain-containing protein produces MNFDKEKFKNVLHYIISECGFKENVEKRVMFNLLYFADFNFFELYESALTNESYRKVPGGPEPIHFDLAIKELKNEEKIEITTKRLSLGRVIYNYISLKEPSSEISKEELSLIDDVILQLSDMDFSQIREYSHGDMPLKAAENGEIIDYGFVFYRNPEYVKREYDDSDGVKIA; encoded by the coding sequence ATGAATTTTGATAAAGAAAAATTCAAAAATGTACTGCATTATATAATCAGCGAATGCGGTTTTAAAGAAAATGTTGAAAAAAGAGTAATGTTTAACTTGTTGTATTTTGCTGATTTCAACTTTTTTGAATTGTATGAATCAGCACTGACAAATGAATCCTATAGAAAAGTGCCTGGGGGTCCTGAACCTATACACTTTGATTTGGCCATAAAAGAACTGAAAAATGAAGAAAAAATTGAAATAACAACCAAAAGACTATCATTGGGAAGAGTAATCTATAACTATATCTCTTTAAAAGAACCATCATCTGAAATAAGCAAAGAAGAATTATCTCTCATTGATGATGTGATTTTACAGTTAAGTGATATGGATTTCTCCCAAATTAGAGAATACTCACATGGGGATATGCCGTTAAAGGCAGCAGAAAACGGTGAAATAATTGATTACGGATTTGTATTTTACAGAAATCCTGAATATGTAAAACGTGAGTATGACGATTCAGATGGAGTAAAAATCGCTTAA
- a CDS encoding CPBP family intramembrane glutamic endopeptidase has protein sequence MGENKVQDYITIGRTFENYKWYKPLLTIIVTIIIYLILNTVVTAIFAGIYGDAFITNMSATYEAMNMADATTIYGFLVLILFIPSIYIASKIVKDRPFSSYASSRGGWDWKLYLKCLAIPIAIYVVMTLISIAIQGQSHGVNRLTPLVIVVFIVLICAQSISEEFLFRGIIMQTIGSWVNIPVVAIIIPSALFAALHPYNIIGVVTTFIVGVMFAVVAWKTNGLEAGSAIHSINNITSFMLGFSGIQQIATNATPVDAVINLASPMISIIVIIYLGKKYEWFE, from the coding sequence ATGGGAGAAAATAAGGTTCAAGATTATATAACAATTGGAAGAACATTTGAGAACTATAAATGGTATAAGCCCCTGCTTACCATCATAGTTACTATAATAATTTACTTAATACTGAACACAGTAGTGACAGCGATTTTTGCAGGAATTTACGGTGACGCATTCATTACAAATATGAGTGCCACCTATGAGGCAATGAATATGGCTGATGCAACAACTATCTACGGATTTTTAGTCCTCATCCTCTTTATTCCGTCAATATACATTGCATCAAAGATCGTAAAGGACAGACCATTTTCATCATACGCTTCAAGCCGTGGAGGATGGGACTGGAAACTTTACTTAAAATGCCTTGCAATCCCTATTGCAATATATGTCGTTATGACACTGATTTCTATTGCAATTCAGGGCCAGTCACACGGCGTAAACAGGCTGACTCCATTGGTAATTGTCGTATTTATAGTGCTTATCTGTGCACAGAGCATTTCTGAGGAATTTCTATTTCGCGGAATCATCATGCAGACAATCGGATCATGGGTTAACATACCGGTAGTCGCCATAATTATCCCGAGCGCATTATTTGCAGCACTTCACCCTTACAACATCATAGGAGTTGTTACAACATTTATTGTAGGAGTGATGTTCGCTGTAGTCGCATGGAAAACAAACGGTCTTGAAGCAGGCTCTGCAATTCACAGCATCAACAATATAACTTCATTCATGCTCGGATTTTCAGGAATTCAGCAGATTGCAACAAATGCCACCCCTGTCGATGCAGTAATAAATTTAGCGTCCCCGATGATTTCCATAATAGTTATAATCTATTTAGGTAAAAAATACGAGTGGTTTGAATGA